A segment of the Eleutherodactylus coqui strain aEleCoq1 chromosome 6, aEleCoq1.hap1, whole genome shotgun sequence genome:
acattgatgtagcaagagtataggcggaccactgtaacatttctgcagcaagagtataggcgaaccctacaGGGACAgttttaaacaggaagaaaagagagtgaccaaacatggcagagtttcaccccaccaaggacctaggcctcagcccacatttttgctcaattcattctttgtatgtgtcagatagctgaacaacgcaatggggaagcctttgtgcacccacagtataggcgtgtCTATGCAACCCAggcacagtattaaacaggaagaaaagagagtgttcaaacatggcagagtttcaccccaccaagttccacagcctcggcccacatttctgctcaattcattctttgtatgtgttagATAGCTAAACaacgcaatggggaagcctttgtgcacccacagtataggtgagcccatgaaactcaaagacagtattacacataaagaaatcagagtgcctaaacatTGCAGAGTTTcaacccacccaggacctcggcccacacttctggcctagtcagtcagtgtatttgtgccagataggcaaaacaccacaatgggaaagcctttccTCACCAACAGCGTAGGCGACCCCCTGGAACTCAGGGAcaatattaaacaggaagaaaagagagtgcccaaacatggcaaagtttcaccccgggACCTCGGCCTCAGCCAACATTTGTGccaaattcattctttgtatgtgtcacaTAGCTGAAAaatcaatgggaaagcctttgtgcacccacagcatgggcgagccaatgaaactcaaagacatattacacataaagaaatcataacatttatgtagcaagtgtatgggcaaaccactgtaacatttctgtagcaagagtataggcgaaccctagtaacatttctgtagcaagagtatgagcgaaaccctcaaaccttttagtagcaagtgtataggcgaaccccagtaacatttatgttgcaagagtataggcggaccccagtaacatttctgtagcaagagtgtaggcgaacccctgaaacattggtgtaccaagattaTAGTGGAACACCTGAATAAATTtgattaccaagagtgtaggcgaaggccagaaaaattagttagataacagtatatgcaagggcctgaaaaattggtgtaccaagagtagaagtgtacccctaaaaaattgctcaaccgcgggggcaggtgaaacccataaacattttttaaagatacagctcactgttgcttaatttgtaacagagcctgtaggttGCCATCCGAAAAAATTGTTTTCAGttaaagcctttgtgcacccacagtataggcgagaccatgaaactcaaagacggtattacacataagaaatcagagtgcctaaacatggcagagtttcaacccacccaggacctcggcctacacttctggcctagtcagtcagtgtatttgtgccagataggtaaaacaccacgatgggaagccTTTCctcaccaacagcataggcgaacccctggaacccaggaacagtattaaacaggaagaaaagagagtgcccaaacatggcagagtttcaccctgcccaggaccccGGCcttagcccacatttctgcccaattcattctttgtatgtgtcacaTAGCTGaaaaacgcaatgggaaagcctttgtgcacccacagcatgggcgagccaatgaaactcaaagacatattacacataaagaaatcataacatttatgtagcaagagtatgggcagacccctgtaacatttctgtagcaagagtataggtgaacccctcaaacatttgagtagcaagtgtataggttgACCCcaataatatttctgtagcaagcgtataggcggaccccagtaacatttctgtagcaagagtatgagcGAAACCCTCAagccttttagtagcaagtgtataggcgaacccttagtaccatttatgtagcaagagtataggcggacccttgtaacatttctgtagcaaaattataggcggacccctgtaacatttctgtagcaagagtataggcgaacccctcaaaccttttagtagcaagtgtataggcgaacccctgtaacatttatgtagcaagagtataggcggacccctcaaaccttttagtagcaacggtataggcgaaccccagtaacatttctgtagcaatagtataggcggacccttgtaacatttctgtagcaagagtataggcgaacccctcaaaccttttagtagcaagtgtataggcgaacccctgtaacatttatgtagcaagagtataggcggacccctcaaaccttttagtagcaacggtataggcgaaccccagtaacatttctgtagcaatagtataggcgaaccccagtaacatttatgtagcaagagtataggcggaccccagtaacatttctgtagcaagagtgtaggcgaacccctgaaacattggtgtaccaagattatagtggaacacctgaaaaaatttagttaccaagagtgtaggcgaaggctggaaaaactAGTcacataacagtataggcaagggcctgaaaaattggtgtaccaagagtacaagtgtacacctgaaaaattgcccaaccgcgagggcaggtaaaatccataaacatattttaaagaaacagctcgctgttgcttaatttgtaacagagcgtgtaggcagccctctgaaaaaatttgtttcagttaaagtataaaaacttttgaaacttttttaaaaattgtaaaaaaaacttttaaacagagccttttgggcagtTCACGTGATGACAAGCTGTTTTAGGAGGAAgagttggaggagaaggaggaggaggaggaatattatcagagagtgattgacaaagctaatttcccctttttttgttgtgatagaggatgcatgttgctcctgttgcagcaaaaagaatcattgggttccgctgctctccgccggtggagaagagaagtctggggaaatccagcccttgttcatctttatgcgtgtaagcatgtcggcactgtcagttgacaggcaggtacgcttatccgtgatgattcccccagctgcactaaacaccatctctgacaagacgctagcggcaggacaggccagcacctccagggcctaccgcacaagttcgtgccacgtgtccagatttgacacccaatagttgtatgcagcagaggcatcacggaggacggtggtatgatcggctacgtactccctcaccatctttttacagtgctctctccgacttagccttgactggggagtggtgacacagtcttgctggggagccataaagctggcaaaggccttggagagtgttcccctgcctgcgcttgacatgctgcctgatccccgctccttccctgctacttggccctccaaactgcgccttctgccactagcactgtcagatgggaactttagcatcactttttccaccagggccctgtggtattgcatcactattgtacccctttcctcttcgggaatgagagtggaaaggttctccttataccgtgggtcaagaagggtgtacgcCCAGTAGTCCATGTTggctagaatgcgtctaacgcgagggtcacgagaaaggcagcctaacatgaagtcagccatgtgtgccagggtaccagtacgcaacacatcgctgttctcactaggaggatgacctTCAGGagactccttctcctcctcttcagccgatacacgctgaacagatgagaggcaagcagcatgggtaccctctgcagtgtggtcaGCAGTCTCTCCCCCCCATCTTCCTCCAAAAcgggctgagatatagacatgagggttgtctggctatcaagcgacatactgtcatcccccatctcctgttccatccACAAAGCATCTGcgtttatgcttagcagcgaacttctaggcaggcaaagcagcgggatggtaacgatAATGATGGatgcattgccgctcaccatttgggtaggctcctcaaagtttccgaggacctggcagatgtctgccatccatgcccactcctcagaaaagaattgcggaggctgactaccactccgccgcccatgttgcagctggtattccactattgctctacgatgctcttacagcctggccaacatgtggagcgtagaattccagcgtgtgggcacttcgcacagcagtcggtgctctgcgagctgaaaccaatgttgcagggtcctcagggtggcagcgcctgtggtggacttgcgaaaatgtgtgcagacgtggcgtaccttgccgagcaggtcagacaagtgggggtagtttttcagaaactgctgaaccaccagattgaagacgtgggccaggcatggcacgtgtgtgaggctgctgagctgcagagccaccaccagcttacggccgttgtcgcacacgaccatgcccggttggaggctcagcggcgaaatccAGAGGCCGGTCTgatttgtcagaccctgcaacagcttggggaCCGGTTGCCCCTTGTCACCTAAgcggattagtttcagcacggcttgctgacgcttgttcaccgctgtgctgccgcgtgcTACCGACCACtagcgacatgctcacacttcttaattgagaggtggaggtggcgaaggaggaggagggaggtggtttggaagaggtggcataaaacgctgcagataccaacACAgaagtaggacccgctattctgggtgtgggtaggatgtgagcggtcccaggctctgactcggtcccagtctctaccaagttcacccaatgtgccgtcagggagatacagtggccctgcccaccagtacttgtccacgtgtccattgttaagtggaccttcccagtaaccacgttggtgagggcatgatttatgttgcgggagacgtgctgcagtaacccggaggcggtgaatggccttcgtcccactttgtggggtgcttggccatcataggcctgtgcatgctggtggtggtgaggctggtagtggtggctccccggctaatcttggtgtgacacaggttgcacaccacagttcgtcggtcgtctgcgcttactaaaaaacatccacacctttgaacacctagccctctgcacagaggcttgccgcgaaggggtgctttgggaaacagttgggggattcttcgttctctggccctgcctctacccctggccactcctggagtcttccaacctgtcctgctgctgcacttgcctccccctctgaagccttgtcctcagtaggcttagcaagccaggtggggtcagtcaccttatcaacCAGCAGCTCtacctccaaatcctctgtgtgctcgtccctcggacttactgcccttactactacctccctgacagacaactgtgtctcatcatcctcatccacaaaaagctcttgagacagttgccagaagtccccagcctcatcactcagactccgggaactttccaaaggttgggcatcggtcacgacaaactcctcaggtgagagaggaacaactctgtttgtaataaaggtctaccaggctgacccgcaaattgtgatatgaagctgggtagcctagaaacttgcctctctccgaaggcaggtgagtatcattttttttacacaatttttcagGGTTTTCCAGATAATGACAACTCAaaaatatgtttaggacatcctgcagccacatgtgttgcctcttacaagaggcattttccagtagtgcctccacaacattgccagtaataataaattattcttttgctctaatattgtaatcatttatatcAGAGTTACAATAACCCATACAAAGTTTCATtctattctgacaactccttctaggtaccTGAATTTTTCTTGAACAATGAGTGTATATCATATAGTATGTACAGTTCTAATTTATAACTTAAAAACTCAGGGGGCcactcaattattttctgatgcACAGAAATAACCACTACTATCATTGTCCTCTTCTGAGAATAATTAACATTATTAAACACAATTATTGGTGTCTGCTTGTCTCTATATAACGTACCAGTTTCATTTAAATGGATTTTATTCTCTCTGCATGCCAAGGCCAGGAAATGTTATTGTCTAAATCAAAGAAAGTTGATCATCCATATTTTTCTTCATGTAGCAAAAGCAATTagcaaagttgtaaacttgttGTGACAAATGCCAGTTGACAGGCAATATATACATTGTCTTTTATGTCAGCCATGGTAGTAACTCCTAAGACTGAACTCTTGAGCACATTATAAATGAAAGCCACATTAGATTTAACTTGTCCGAAGAGTTTCTATCTACAATCATCAGGATATTGACATCAACATGGGAGCTCATAGAGCCTAACACCTCCACAAAAATACTGCTTTATTAACTTTACAATATTTAATGTACCTTTTCACCTTTTTTCATAGCTACTGAGTCAGAAAGAGCTGCTGAAAACTGTAAATTACTTACTATGTataggacaggagcttcttcagtgTGCCAGAAAAATATAACAGAGCTGCCCTCACCTGATGTCCAAAGAAGCCATTCGTaaagagcagtacaggacatgtaataCCGTACTTTACTGTAGAGAGGTGTGACTAAATAGGCAATCAGAGTatgcatttcagtagtaaaatgGTTTTAACAGTGAAATGCCTATGCTGATTTGGCTGGATTTTCTATCAGACTGCACATGCCAGATATCCGGATTGCCTAACATTGTATGCTGAATCTGGTTTTAAGTAAGAAAGGTCCAAAAAAGACCTTTGCTTGTTGAAAATTTTGTAACCTGGGTCCattgtatcttaaaggggttgtcccgcgccgaaacaggttttttttttttcaaccccccccccccccccccgttcggcgcgagacaaccccgatgcaggggttaaaaaagaacaccggagagtgcttacctgaatccccgcgctccggtgacttcttacttacctgctgaagatggccgtcgggatcttcaccctcggtggaccgcagggcttctgtgcggtccattgccgattccagcctcctgattggctggaatcggcacgtgacggggcggagctacacggagctacacggagccccattgaggaaagaagaagacccggactgcgcaagcgcggctaatttggccattagacggcgaaaattagtcggctccatggaaacgaggacgctagcaacggagcaggtaagtgaaaaacttcttataacttctgtatggctcataattaatgcacaatgtacattacaaagtgcattaatatggccatacagaagtgtatagacccacttgctgccgcgggacaacccctttaagggacctcTTACTGTCATAGAATCCGGGCTTTAATTAGTGGTATGGATAAAGGAAACCGTACAACAATGGAATTTATTTTTATATCATTTTCCAATGTCCCGGAATTGCAGTATTTCTTATTTACTTCATTTCTTTGTATCTATTGTATATCTGTAGCCGCACATATGTTTCTAATTGTCGTCTATAACCTCAGTTCAAACCTTCATACCCCTATGTACTTTTTTCTTGCCAACTTCTCATTTTTAGAAGAATGTTACATCTCAACGATTACACCTAACATGTTAAAAAATCTCCTATCAAATCATAAAACCATCCCTTTCCTTGGCTGTGCCGTGCAAATGTACTGTTTTGTGTTATTGGTATCTACAGAGTGCTACTTGCTGGCAGCCATGGCTTATGACCGATATAACGCCATATGTCATCCATTATTATATAACGTGATTATGAGTAGAAATGCTTGTCTTGAGCTTATAGTGAGCTCAGGGCTCATTGGTTTGATGGTTGCCATAATACAGACGTCTCTTACATTCTCCTTACCTTTTTGCGGACCCAATAAAATCAACCATTTCTACTGTGACGTTCCACCTGTAATGGCCTTGGCATGTAGTGACACACAGTTTAATGAAATTGTCACTTTTATATTTGTCCTACTACTGGTTGTAGGTGCTTTCCTATTAACAATTGTTTCATATACACGGATCATTTGGACAATTATAAAGTACCATTCCACAGCAGGGATTAAGAAAGCTTTCTCCACCTCCACATCTCACCTCATAGTGGTGACTATATTTTATGGATCCGCTAGTATAATGTATTTGAGGCCTAAGTCAACTTATGGTACAGATATGGACAAGTTTTTATCTTTCATGTATACTGTTATTGCACCATTGTTAAATCCCTTTATTTGCAGTTTAAGAAATAATGAAGTGAAATATGCTATAAGAAAAATGATGCATGACATAAAAATAAgttagccataattttttttttctcgtttcaCACCATTCCCAGTGTATAATCGTTTGTAAGTGTGCTTCCCTTCAAAACCATAATTATGTTGATGTGTAAATGTTGCTGCATATATTTTCATACTTGACCTCATGGTGATTATACTTCAATTAAAAATGCCAATGGTTCTGGTTAAAGGTTTCCTGAATGTCCGATTCCCATTTCAATAGAAAAGGTAAGACAGTTGAGCGGTTATTCTCTGATAATGCTAGATAAGCTCTGGAAATACAGTCTTTTCGAGTCTTGTGGTAATACATAAAAGCTTCATACTTCAGTACGGGGAACCCTCTACCGGCCCAATGAAGATAAGAAATGCCTCACCTAGAggtatttttaaaactttttataggGTAATGGAAATAAGTTATGTAAGTCGATAAATAGCTTTAATCTCTGACTTTCAAGATTTCCCATTTTAGAAAAACCTCTCTCCCACCAGGCATCAAAGTTTGTATCTGGGATTAGTATTTGTATTGCTACTAGAGTTATTTTAGAAGTCCCTAGAGGCAGAAGCCCTATTGATAGAGACATCTTTTTCCATATAAATAGGGAGGCTGTTATCATAGGAAATACGAATGTAGGGAATTTTTTAGATAGTCTGGAAACCCACAAGAGGTTAGACAGTTTAGGATATCTAGTAACGCTGGATTCAATCTGAACCCAATGTTTCAAGGAGTCTATCAACCACCAACTTTCCAATTGGTTAAGGAGAGTGGCATAGTAATAGTTCTTTATACAAGTGCACCCCAATCGACATTGTGAAGGGTAAAAAAATAACACCATGGATGATATCTGTGCTCTTTGACTCTGCCACTTGAAGCACATTATTAATCTTTAAATTCTACTAAAAAGATTCGGCACAAGCACTGGAGGTTTCTGAAataaatataggattttaggtaGTAATAGCATTTTAGCAATCactatcccccgtctcctgttccaactgcaaagcatcggcctttatgcttagcagcgaacttctaggcaggcaaagcagtgggatgataacgataatgatggccgcattgccgctcaccatttgggtagactcctcaaaatttccgaagacctggcagatgtctgccatccatgcccactcctcagaaaagaattgcggaggctgactaccactccgccgcccatgttgcaactggtattccactattgctctacgctgctcgtacagcctggccaacatgtgcagcgttgaattccagcatgtgggcacttcgcacagcagtcggtgctctgccagctgaaaccgatgttgcagggtcctcagggtggcagcgtccgtggtggacttgcggaaatgtgcgcagacgcggcgcacattGCCAAACAGGTCAGACATGTAGGGGTAGatgttcagaaagcgctgaacctccagattgaagacgtgggccaggcatggcacgtgtgtgaggctgccgagctgcagagccaccactgggttacggccgttgtcacgcacgaccatgcccggttggaggctcagcggtgaaagccagaggtcggtctgctctgtcagaccctgcaacagctcgggggccatgtgcctcttgtcccCTAAgcggattagtttcagcacggcttgctgacgcttgcccaccactgtgctgccgcgccgcacgcTACCAACTACtcgcgacgtgctcacacttcctaattgagaggtggaggtggcgaaggaggaggagggaggggattTGGagcaggtggcataaaacgctgcagataccagcaccgaggtaggacctgctattctgtgtgtgggtaggacgtgagcggtcctaggctctgactctgtcccagcctccaccaagttcacccaatgaaccgtctgggagatatagtgtccctgcccaccagtacttgtccacgtgtccgtggttcagtagaccttcccagtaaccacgttggtgagggcacgatttatgttgtgggagacgtgctgcagtgacccagaggcggtgaatggcttccgtcccaccttgtggggtgcttggccatcatatgcctgcgcatgctagtggtgctgaggctggtagtggcggctccccggctaatcttggtgcgacacaggttgcacaccacagttcgtcggtcgtccgcgctaactaaaaaacatccacacctttgaacacctagccctctgcacagaggcttgccgtgagggggtgctttgggaaacagttgggggattcttcgctctggccttgcctctacccctggccactccacttcctcttccaacctgtcctgctgctgcacttgcctccccctctgaagccttgtcctcagtaggcttagcaaaccaggtggggtcagtcacttcatcgtccaacagctcttcctccgaatccgccGTGCGcgcctccctcggacttattgcccttactactaccttactgacagacaactgtgtctcatcatcctcatccacaaaaagctcttgagacagttgccggaagtccccagcctcatcacctggactccgggaactttccaaaggttgagcatcggtca
Coding sequences within it:
- the LOC136633561 gene encoding olfactory receptor 10A3-like produces the protein MDKGNRTTMEFIFISFSNVPELQYFLFTSFLCIYCISVAAHMFLIVVYNLSSNLHTPMYFFLANFSFLEECYISTITPNMLKNLLSNHKTIPFLGCAVQMYCFVLLVSTECYLLAAMAYDRYNAICHPLLYNVIMSRNACLELIVSSGLIGLMVAIIQTSLTFSLPFCGPNKINHFYCDVPPVMALACSDTQFNEIVTFIFVLLLVVGAFLLTIVSYTRIIWTIIKYHSTAGIKKAFSTSTSHLIVVTIFYGSASIMYLRPKSTYGTDMDKFLSFMYTVIAPLLNPFICSLRNNEVKYAIRKMMHDIKIS